A portion of the Lysinibacillus timonensis genome contains these proteins:
- the parE gene encoding DNA topoisomerase IV subunit B codes for MAVNQPGIAYDDDAIQVLEGLEAVRKRPGMYIGSTDSRGLHHLVYEIVDNAVDEALAGFGSHIIVKIHADNSISVRDYGRGMPTGMHKLGKPTPEIIFTILHAGGKFGQGGYKTSGGLHGVGSSVVNALSKFLEVTIHREGQVYRQRFENGGNPVTTLEVIGTTKETGTLVHFLPDDTIFSVSKYNYEVLAERLRESAFLLKGLKIEIIDERGEGQHEVFYYENGIQAFVDYLNEEKDVMHPVKYVEGSKEDIEVEFAFQFNDGYTETILSFVNNVRTRDGGTHETGAKSALTRVFNEYARRTGLLKEKDKNLEGTDIREGLSAIVSVRIPENLLQFEGQTKSKLGTTEARSAVDSVVSEQLLYVLEENADLSATLVRKAIRAQQAREAARRAREDARNGKKKKSSTLLSGKLTPAQSRNAAKNELYLVEGDSAGGSAKQGRDRSFQAILPLRGKVINTEKAKLSDIMKNEEIATIIHTIGAGVGADFAVEDAAYDKVIIMTDADTDGAHIQVLLLTFFYKYMRPLIDAGKVYIAMPPLYKISKGVGKKEVVEYAWTEKELQNAIKKVGKGYIIQRYKGLGEMNADQLWDTTMNPETRTLIRVTIEDGARAERRVTTLMGDKVEPRRKWIETNVDFGMEEDNNSLVEDFIRQEEETEV; via the coding sequence TTGGCAGTTAATCAGCCAGGGATCGCATATGATGACGATGCCATTCAAGTATTAGAAGGGTTAGAAGCAGTACGTAAAAGACCAGGTATGTATATAGGTTCTACAGATAGTCGAGGCCTTCATCACTTAGTTTATGAAATAGTAGATAACGCAGTGGATGAAGCACTCGCTGGATTTGGTTCACATATCATCGTTAAAATACATGCAGATAATTCGATTAGTGTTCGTGATTATGGTCGCGGAATGCCTACAGGTATGCATAAATTAGGAAAACCAACTCCTGAAATTATTTTTACAATTTTGCACGCTGGAGGAAAATTTGGTCAGGGTGGTTATAAAACAAGTGGAGGTTTGCACGGTGTAGGGTCATCTGTTGTAAACGCTTTATCTAAATTTTTAGAAGTTACAATCCATCGTGAAGGACAAGTATACCGTCAACGTTTTGAAAACGGGGGGAACCCTGTTACAACACTTGAAGTAATAGGGACAACAAAAGAAACCGGAACACTAGTTCACTTTCTACCAGATGACACGATTTTCTCTGTTTCAAAATATAATTATGAAGTGCTAGCAGAACGTTTACGTGAATCTGCCTTTTTACTAAAAGGGTTAAAAATTGAAATCATTGACGAGCGCGGAGAAGGTCAGCATGAGGTTTTCTATTATGAAAATGGTATTCAAGCATTCGTTGATTATTTAAACGAAGAAAAAGATGTGATGCATCCTGTTAAATACGTAGAAGGCTCGAAGGAAGACATCGAGGTTGAGTTTGCCTTCCAATTTAATGACGGTTATACGGAAACAATTTTATCATTTGTTAATAATGTTCGAACACGTGATGGCGGTACGCATGAAACTGGTGCAAAATCTGCTTTAACACGTGTCTTCAATGAATATGCTCGCAGAACTGGTTTATTGAAAGAAAAAGATAAAAACCTTGAGGGTACAGATATTCGCGAAGGATTATCCGCTATTGTATCTGTACGTATCCCTGAAAACCTTTTACAATTTGAGGGACAAACAAAAAGCAAGTTAGGGACGACTGAAGCACGTTCAGCAGTGGACTCTGTCGTATCTGAACAACTCCTATATGTTCTTGAGGAAAATGCTGATCTTTCTGCGACCTTAGTTAGAAAGGCAATTCGTGCACAACAAGCACGTGAAGCGGCTAGAAGAGCACGTGAAGACGCACGTAATGGCAAGAAAAAGAAATCGAGCACTTTACTATCGGGCAAATTAACACCTGCTCAATCACGTAATGCCGCTAAAAATGAATTGTATTTAGTCGAAGGGGACTCTGCAGGCGGCTCGGCTAAACAAGGGCGTGACCGTTCTTTCCAAGCAATATTACCTTTGCGCGGTAAAGTTATTAATACCGAAAAAGCGAAGCTATCGGATATTATGAAAAACGAAGAAATCGCGACAATCATTCATACAATCGGCGCTGGTGTTGGAGCTGATTTTGCAGTTGAAGATGCTGCTTATGACAAAGTGATTATTATGACCGATGCGGACACTGATGGCGCACATATTCAAGTATTATTACTAACATTCTTCTATAAATATATGCGTCCATTAATTGACGCTGGAAAAGTGTATATTGCCATGCCACCACTTTACAAGATTTCCAAAGGCGTAGGTAAAAAAGAAGTTGTAGAGTATGCCTGGACTGAAAAAGAACTACAAAATGCAATTAAAAAAGTCGGAAAAGGTTATATCATTCAACGTTACAAAGGATTAGGCGAAATGAATGCCGATCAACTATGGGATACAACGATGAACCCGGAAACAAGAACATTAATTCGTGTTACAATCGAGGATGGTGCTCGTGCTGAACGTCGTGTAACAACATTAATGGGTGACAAAGTTGAACCAAGGAGAAAATGGATTGAAACGAACGTTGATTTTGGTATGGAAGAGGATAATAACTCATTAGTTGAAGACTTTATCCGTCAAGAGGAGGAAACAGAAGTATGA
- the plsY gene encoding glycerol-3-phosphate 1-O-acyltransferase PlsY, whose amino-acid sequence MVNAIIVICAYLLGSIPSGLWIGKIFYKKDIREHGSGNLGGTNSFRVLGKKAGLIVTALDILKGTAAVLLPLIPYFSETTIHALILGGIAVVGHMFPLFAGFRGGKAVATSGGVLLGYSWPFFIVLIIGFFIALKLTKMVSFSSMAVAVVGVIYSIVYWIVTGDYALFIVVFILATFIFYRHRANIKRIKEGTEPRVKWI is encoded by the coding sequence ATGGTTAATGCAATTATTGTAATTTGTGCTTATTTACTCGGATCAATCCCATCAGGTTTGTGGATAGGCAAAATCTTTTACAAAAAAGATATTCGTGAACACGGAAGTGGCAATTTAGGTGGGACAAATTCTTTTCGTGTTTTAGGTAAAAAAGCGGGATTGATCGTTACAGCATTAGATATATTAAAAGGCACTGCAGCTGTCCTATTACCTCTCATACCCTATTTTTCGGAAACAACAATTCATGCATTGATCTTAGGGGGGATTGCTGTTGTTGGGCATATGTTCCCTCTATTTGCTGGCTTCCGAGGTGGTAAAGCCGTCGCTACATCTGGAGGTGTATTATTAGGATATTCTTGGCCATTCTTCATTGTCCTTATTATCGGATTCTTTATCGCATTGAAGTTAACCAAGATGGTTAGTTTTTCGTCAATGGCTGTCGCAGTTGTTGGAGTAATTTATAGTATCGTTTATTGGATTGTAACAGGCGATTACGCATTATTCATTGTTGTATTTATACTAGCTACATTTATTTTCTATCGACACCGTGCAAATATTAAACGAATAAAAGAAGGAACTGAACCAAGAGTTAAATGGATATAG
- a CDS encoding HesB/YadR/YfhF family protein: MKLVVTDDAFDWFKREMEVEKGDYIRFYARYGGSSPFHEGFSLGMNREEPHDLGIETVIDDIHFYIEKDDEWFFNGHNLHVTVDKEIDEISYEYIK; this comes from the coding sequence ATGAAACTTGTTGTGACGGATGATGCTTTCGATTGGTTTAAGAGAGAAATGGAAGTAGAAAAAGGTGATTATATCCGTTTTTATGCAAGATATGGTGGGTCTTCTCCGTTCCACGAAGGATTTTCTCTTGGGATGAATCGTGAAGAACCTCATGATTTAGGTATAGAGACAGTGATTGACGACATTCATTTTTATATTGAGAAAGATGATGAGTGGTTTTTTAACGGACATAACTTACATGTGACAGTGGATAAAGAAATAGATGAAATTTCATATGAATATATAAAATAA
- a CDS encoding SDR family NAD(P)-dependent oxidoreductase, with translation MTLTWTKEMIQDQSGKVVIITGGDSNLGYETAFSLAEKGATVILAVSDLHKGRMAQEKIQSLLPDAKTDVMYLDLNDINSIKAFANQFKQQYHTLSILINNAEIISPKLKHTKNGFESHFGVNFIGHFVLTCLLLDVLKKTENSRVISIGTKLTPKTKLEFGYFKGSNPYKKEKFYLQSKLANMLFAKLLQQKFNNHGIRSYSIACYPGLDNSKSKKSSKVVESVEKIRVKSDEQETIPSALPILYAATEKLSGGELIGPSNGKKGNPKELKTLDDLYDEYVASNLWYITEKLSGIAYRF, from the coding sequence TTGACGTTAACTTGGACGAAAGAAATGATACAAGATCAGTCTGGAAAAGTTGTAATTATAACTGGTGGGGATAGCAATTTAGGATATGAAACGGCCTTTTCTCTTGCAGAAAAAGGTGCAACAGTTATTCTGGCGGTCAGTGATCTACACAAAGGAAGAATGGCGCAGGAAAAAATTCAATCATTATTACCGGATGCTAAAACGGATGTCATGTATTTAGACTTAAACGACATTAACAGCATAAAGGCATTTGCAAATCAGTTTAAACAGCAATATCATACTTTATCTATATTAATTAATAACGCTGAAATAATATCGCCTAAATTAAAACATACGAAAAATGGATTTGAATCTCATTTTGGGGTCAATTTTATAGGGCATTTCGTCCTGACTTGTTTATTATTAGACGTGTTAAAAAAGACAGAAAATTCAAGAGTTATTTCAATTGGAACGAAATTGACACCGAAAACTAAACTGGAGTTCGGTTATTTCAAAGGATCAAATCCATATAAGAAGGAGAAATTCTATCTACAAAGCAAGTTAGCAAATATGTTATTTGCAAAATTATTACAACAAAAGTTTAACAATCATGGAATACGGTCGTATAGTATTGCTTGTTACCCGGGTTTAGATAATTCAAAAAGTAAGAAATCAAGTAAAGTGGTTGAAAGTGTTGAAAAAATTCGAGTGAAAAGTGATGAACAAGAAACAATACCAAGTGCGCTCCCAATTTTATATGCCGCAACTGAGAAATTATCAGGCGGTGAATTAATTGGTCCTTCAAATGGTAAAAAAGGAAATCCAAAGGAATTAAAAACTCTAGATGATTTATATGATGAATATGTTGCTTCAAACTTATGGTACATTACTGAAAAACTATCTGGAATTGCTTATCGTTTTTAA
- a CDS encoding methyl-accepting chemotaxis protein translates to MQNNTVSKRKKSIKTKMMLWFLAFSIVPLLIVTFIIQDINSDILIEKEEQSMQSLVESKAESVNQWFNAKMSEMQIAAKSDIMKSMDIEQIIPYLQMLEQRSDVFETMFTIDLTGTVVAHSMPESIGSDYSDRSYVSKAFQGESNFSDVLTSKATGNRIVVAATPIENDQGEIVGVLAGSANFEILVDTLLTMDDENSETKITLLDSQGILQIATNADLVGVQVNESNLNGELIAALNSSLSTTGISNVHLDNEGYLLASAPIESVGYGLNINIPKKVVLSDSVAIQITSYIIIGVTALLILVFSFFVVRSITTPIITVASQMNLIASGDLTVKSLPVRTKDELGELSHNFNVMVSNIKRLVNEIITASEKVASSSEQLTASSEETAHSTEQIAASIQTIASNTETQAEITVNTKDVITGISKGISNISSNIEETNIITEKAVIAAKSGTKVIEDSINQMKTVDEKTNVASSTINALGKKSNEIGDIISVITNIADQTNLLALNAAIEAARAGEYGKGFAVVAEEVRKLAEQSSQASGQIRELIKQIQLEITASISAINEGSIAVNDGKSLVEQAGVEFEQIALSISNVSEQMHKVLGESTKINDHSNNMVDDMMNLTNITNEAKHNTQEIALASAEQTGTMEEIAASANNLALMADELKQAAQAFKL, encoded by the coding sequence ATGCAAAATAATACGGTATCAAAACGCAAGAAAAGCATAAAAACTAAGATGATGTTATGGTTCTTGGCTTTCTCAATAGTACCACTACTAATTGTCACATTTATTATTCAAGACATTAATAGTGATATTTTAATTGAAAAAGAAGAACAATCTATGCAAAGTTTAGTAGAAAGTAAAGCGGAATCTGTCAATCAATGGTTTAACGCCAAAATGTCCGAAATGCAAATAGCAGCAAAAAGTGACATTATGAAGTCAATGGATATAGAACAAATTATTCCATACTTACAAATGTTAGAACAACGCTCTGATGTATTCGAGACCATGTTTACTATTGATTTAACTGGAACAGTAGTAGCCCATTCTATGCCTGAAAGTATTGGGTCAGATTACAGTGATCGCAGCTATGTTTCAAAAGCATTCCAAGGGGAGTCTAATTTTTCAGATGTGTTAACTTCTAAAGCAACAGGGAATCGAATTGTTGTGGCTGCTACTCCAATCGAAAATGATCAAGGTGAGATTGTGGGAGTTTTGGCAGGATCGGCAAACTTCGAAATTTTAGTTGATACATTATTAACGATGGATGATGAGAATAGTGAAACAAAAATCACTCTATTAGATAGTCAAGGTATACTACAAATCGCTACAAATGCCGACCTAGTTGGGGTTCAGGTTAATGAATCTAATTTAAATGGTGAACTAATAGCAGCATTAAATAGTAGCTTATCGACTACTGGAATTTCTAACGTTCATCTAGATAATGAAGGATATTTATTAGCATCTGCGCCAATAGAATCAGTAGGATACGGTTTAAATATTAATATACCAAAAAAGGTTGTTCTTTCTGATTCAGTCGCAATCCAAATTACATCTTACATTATTATCGGCGTAACGGCCTTATTAATTCTAGTATTTTCTTTCTTTGTTGTTCGAAGTATTACAACACCAATTATAACGGTGGCAAGTCAAATGAATTTAATAGCTAGTGGAGATTTAACAGTAAAATCGTTACCAGTACGAACGAAAGATGAATTAGGAGAACTTTCACATAATTTCAATGTGATGGTTAGTAATATTAAACGACTTGTAAATGAAATTATTACAGCATCTGAAAAAGTAGCGAGCTCTTCTGAACAGCTGACAGCAAGTTCTGAAGAGACAGCACATTCGACAGAACAAATCGCTGCTTCCATTCAAACAATCGCATCCAATACTGAGACGCAAGCAGAAATTACAGTGAATACAAAAGATGTTATAACTGGGATTTCAAAAGGGATTTCAAACATCTCTTCGAATATAGAAGAAACAAACATTATTACTGAAAAAGCAGTAATTGCAGCGAAATCAGGAACAAAAGTGATTGAAGATTCGATTAATCAAATGAAAACAGTTGATGAAAAAACAAACGTCGCATCATCCACTATCAATGCATTAGGAAAAAAATCCAATGAAATTGGAGATATTATTTCAGTTATTACGAATATAGCAGATCAAACAAATCTCCTAGCATTAAATGCTGCAATTGAAGCCGCAAGAGCCGGGGAGTATGGAAAAGGATTTGCGGTTGTAGCAGAAGAAGTCCGAAAATTAGCTGAACAATCAAGCCAAGCATCTGGACAAATTCGTGAACTAATCAAACAAATTCAATTAGAAATAACTGCATCGATATCAGCAATTAATGAAGGTAGTATCGCAGTTAATGATGGGAAATCATTAGTAGAACAAGCTGGTGTAGAGTTTGAACAAATTGCATTGTCAATAAGTAATGTATCGGAGCAGATGCATAAAGTCTTAGGAGAAAGTACGAAGATTAACGACCACTCAAATAACATGGTCGATGATATGATGAATTTAACGAACATTACAAATGAAGCGAAACATAATACACAAGAAATTGCATTAGCTTCTGCTGAACAAACTGGTACAATGGAAGAAATTGCAGCTTCTGCTAACAATTTAGCATTAATGGCTGATGAACTGAAACAAGCAGCTCAAGCATTTAAACTATAA
- a CDS encoding NAD-dependent deacylase — translation MLQKEIEKLVQWMKDSDRTVILTGAGMSTDSGIPDFRSQSGWWSQIDPRTVATVEAFETQYSLFQEFYSFRIKALQDKKPHEGYYILADWERRGLINLIATQNVDGFHKLAGNKRVEELHGDIQSIRCQNCHQKAELNDFINHHPCQKCSGKLRPNVVLFGENLPESSWYNSMKEIKKAELVIVIGTSLEVYPVNQLPSTTSGKIAYINLEISNQINSFNLIIRGKAKDILQKINDSL, via the coding sequence ATGCTACAAAAAGAAATTGAAAAATTAGTTCAATGGATGAAGGATTCAGATAGAACAGTCATTTTAACAGGGGCTGGGATGTCAACTGATAGTGGCATACCCGACTTTCGATCGCAATCTGGCTGGTGGAGTCAAATTGATCCGCGCACCGTTGCCACTGTCGAAGCGTTCGAAACTCAATATAGCCTTTTTCAAGAATTTTATAGTTTTCGAATTAAGGCGTTACAAGACAAAAAACCTCACGAAGGCTACTATATTCTTGCAGATTGGGAACGAAGAGGATTAATCAACCTTATTGCTACACAAAATGTGGATGGTTTCCATAAACTGGCCGGAAACAAACGTGTTGAAGAACTTCACGGAGATATTCAATCGATAAGATGTCAAAACTGTCATCAAAAGGCTGAACTAAACGATTTTATTAATCATCATCCATGTCAAAAATGTAGTGGGAAATTGAGACCGAATGTCGTTCTTTTTGGCGAAAACTTACCAGAATCAAGCTGGTACAATTCAATGAAAGAAATTAAAAAAGCCGAATTAGTCATCGTAATTGGGACAAGTTTAGAAGTCTATCCGGTGAACCAACTTCCGAGTACGACATCTGGAAAAATAGCTTATATAAACTTAGAAATATCCAATCAAATAAATTCATTTAATCTTATTATTCGAGGAAAAGCAAAAGATATCTTACAAAAGATTAATGATAGTTTATAA
- a CDS encoding VanW family protein — translation MLIKTSFRLLRTLILFTFIFNIIPVSYANDDVNNGQTNATHIIDPRTNQVITTVIPQPYQIELDFLHYKKQLSWVVQTIAKGSPTVSGFNQTMILDRIDPVTGKILKGRPKVSLEEEKLVEQLLELSFTGGKVYVPVKITESGYNEEDAPFLNEVVLASYSTRFNANRIGRSKNIELSAASINNVIVGSGDIFSFNDMVGPRDIASGYQEAPEFVNGKIVVGIGGGICQTSSTLYNAIDQLGVDILERHRHTRDIGYVPKGRDATVSFGGLDFVFQNTLGIPILIKTYYGNGFITVQIKTSSENEYILKNLEN, via the coding sequence ATGTTGATAAAAACTTCATTTAGATTATTACGAACTTTAATACTATTCACTTTTATATTCAATATAATTCCTGTTAGCTATGCGAATGACGACGTAAATAATGGTCAAACAAATGCTACACATATCATTGACCCAAGAACAAATCAAGTGATCACAACCGTTATTCCACAGCCATACCAGATAGAACTTGATTTTTTACATTATAAAAAACAGTTGAGCTGGGTAGTACAAACTATTGCAAAAGGGTCACCTACAGTAAGTGGCTTTAATCAAACGATGATTTTAGATCGTATTGACCCAGTTACTGGAAAAATACTAAAAGGAAGACCAAAAGTTTCATTAGAAGAGGAAAAGTTAGTTGAACAACTTTTAGAACTTTCGTTCACTGGAGGGAAAGTTTATGTACCTGTTAAAATAACTGAGAGTGGTTACAATGAGGAAGACGCACCTTTTTTAAACGAGGTTGTATTAGCATCCTATTCAACAAGATTTAATGCTAATCGAATTGGGAGAAGTAAAAATATAGAACTTTCCGCTGCCTCTATTAATAATGTAATTGTCGGAAGCGGAGATATCTTCTCATTTAATGATATGGTTGGACCACGAGATATCGCTTCAGGCTACCAAGAAGCACCAGAATTTGTGAATGGGAAAATAGTGGTGGGGATTGGTGGAGGAATATGTCAAACTTCCTCAACACTTTATAATGCAATAGACCAATTAGGAGTCGACATTTTGGAAAGACATCGACATACGAGAGATATTGGATACGTACCCAAAGGAAGAGACGCAACAGTGTCATTTGGGGGACTAGATTTTGTTTTTCAAAACACACTCGGAATACCTATTCTCATCAAAACCTATTACGGAAATGGTTTCATAACAGTGCAAATCAAAACATCGTCAGAAAATGAATATATATTAAAAAATCTAGAAAATTAA
- a CDS encoding Ger(x)C family spore germination protein gives MRKNIFILISIIVVLASCAEEKILERISLVTLMGYDTAPEKEVTVTATIRTINQDFESVIITKSETDITSRGIRNKVNANTSKKLMVGQLRVVLIGRELAEKGIAEVLHTLMMDTEITNSVFFAVVDGDTKSLIQTKYENITDIGQHVFNLIDHNIKQELMVSSTLHEVARDYYSPIRSIIMPIVKHEGKEKIELDGIAVFEEDRWVGEYSFDDIFYVKMILDNYQAGGVQLELEGNTISSNNGSPEVLPIALDSIKSKRKIQLVNPDTPEFNLTIDVECRLLETHSTINISDPEILIKLEDEIGKKMESELSRVISYSQEMNSDLFGFGEIYNASVRNLNLDAEKSQEFYPKMKVNTKVNVTIARDGVFE, from the coding sequence TTGAGAAAAAACATCTTTATTTTAATTTCAATCATTGTTGTCCTAGCAAGTTGTGCGGAAGAGAAAATTTTGGAACGAATCAGTTTGGTAACGTTAATGGGTTATGACACAGCTCCAGAAAAAGAAGTTACAGTTACAGCTACCATTCGAACAATTAACCAAGACTTTGAAAGTGTCATCATAACTAAATCTGAAACGGACATTACAAGTAGAGGAATAAGAAATAAAGTAAATGCTAATACATCTAAAAAATTAATGGTTGGTCAGTTAAGGGTTGTGTTAATAGGAAGGGAACTTGCAGAAAAAGGAATTGCAGAAGTTCTCCATACATTAATGATGGATACTGAAATTACTAATAGCGTTTTTTTTGCTGTCGTAGATGGTGACACAAAATCGCTTATACAAACTAAATACGAAAATATAACCGATATTGGTCAACATGTGTTTAATTTAATTGATCATAATATTAAACAGGAATTAATGGTTTCCTCCACTTTGCATGAGGTTGCTAGAGATTATTATTCTCCAATACGGAGTATCATCATGCCCATCGTTAAACATGAAGGAAAGGAAAAGATTGAATTAGATGGTATCGCTGTATTTGAAGAAGATAGGTGGGTAGGCGAATACTCTTTTGACGACATATTTTATGTCAAGATGATCCTTGATAACTATCAAGCCGGTGGAGTTCAGCTGGAATTGGAGGGAAATACCATTTCATCAAATAATGGTTCACCCGAAGTACTTCCTATTGCACTTGATTCGATAAAATCAAAACGTAAAATACAATTAGTAAACCCTGATACGCCAGAATTTAATTTGACAATTGATGTTGAATGTAGATTATTAGAAACTCACTCGACTATTAATATAAGCGATCCTGAAATTTTAATAAAACTGGAGGATGAAATAGGGAAGAAAATGGAAAGTGAACTTTCCAGAGTAATCAGTTACAGTCAAGAAATGAACTCTGACTTATTTGGTTTTGGCGAAATTTATAATGCCAGTGTTAGAAACTTAAATTTAGATGCTGAAAAATCACAAGAGTTTTATCCAAAGATGAAAGTGAACACTAAGGTAAATGTTACCATTGCAAGAGATGGTGTCTTTGAATAA
- a CDS encoding GerAB/ArcD/ProY family transporter: MTKTLDVDQNQTINAFLLFYIITGSQIGVGIHGFQRLIYQQAKQDAWISIIVIFLLAHIVAFIMIKTLELYQTQDIYGIHQQVYGKLLGNFLNAIYVFYCMFGFFSIAINYVEVINTWLFPRINPLLLLLSLLLICIYAFTGGFRVIVGFSFFSLFFMLWIPPILYYTLEFTNVYYLLPVMEDFMGVLRGSYQMAFSVVGFEIINMVYPFIKEKEKKKAQKYVHLGLLGTLTLYLMLMLVALTYFSGEQLEKTIWATLTLFTIIKLPFIERIEIITICLWLVIIIPNLCLYMWASYRGIVRIKNISPRVFYLAFAISVLIGSVFINTRGEISMVNDLFGRIGFYLVFVYPFILYFLAIIRKKILAKSNR, from the coding sequence TTGACTAAAACGCTTGATGTAGATCAAAATCAAACCATAAATGCATTTCTTCTCTTTTATATTATTACTGGTTCACAAATAGGTGTAGGGATACACGGATTTCAACGGCTAATTTACCAGCAAGCGAAACAAGATGCGTGGATTTCAATTATTGTCATTTTTCTATTAGCACACATTGTTGCCTTTATCATGATCAAAACATTAGAACTATACCAAACGCAAGATATTTATGGGATTCATCAACAAGTTTATGGAAAGCTTTTAGGAAATTTTCTTAATGCTATATATGTTTTCTACTGTATGTTTGGTTTTTTCTCTATCGCAATAAATTATGTAGAAGTAATTAATACATGGTTATTTCCCCGGATAAACCCTTTATTATTACTTTTATCATTATTATTAATTTGCATCTATGCATTTACTGGCGGATTTCGTGTAATTGTTGGATTTAGCTTTTTCAGTCTATTCTTTATGTTATGGATTCCACCTATATTATATTATACTCTAGAATTTACAAACGTTTACTATCTTCTACCAGTTATGGAAGACTTCATGGGTGTTTTAAGAGGATCCTATCAAATGGCGTTTTCTGTTGTTGGTTTTGAGATTATTAATATGGTATATCCATTTATAAAGGAAAAGGAAAAGAAAAAAGCTCAAAAGTATGTACACTTGGGATTGTTAGGAACATTAACTTTATATTTAATGCTCATGTTAGTTGCATTAACCTATTTCAGCGGAGAACAGTTAGAAAAAACGATATGGGCTACACTAACCTTATTTACAATTATTAAACTTCCATTTATCGAAAGGATTGAAATCATTACGATATGCTTATGGTTGGTGATTATCATTCCTAACCTTTGTCTATATATGTGGGCGTCGTACAGAGGTATCGTAAGAATCAAAAACATTAGCCCAAGAGTTTTTTACTTGGCTTTTGCAATAAGCGTTTTAATCGGTTCAGTGTTTATTAATACAAGAGGAGAAATTTCAATGGTCAACGATTTATTTGGCCGCATTGGTTTTTACTTAGTTTTTGTATACCCGTTTATCTTATATTTTCTAGCAATAATTCGAAAGAAAATTCTCGCGAAAAGCAATAGGTGA